Proteins encoded within one genomic window of Hahella chejuensis KCTC 2396:
- a CDS encoding NADAR family protein has product MRWLRAPENNRRRAKANVEVIKFYSVNDEFGEFSNFAQYPIKLKGKVWPSSEHYFQAMKFEEEKDRSDIRKAKSPLEAARKGRDRKRKLRNDWESVKLNIMREAILAKFTQHDALRERLLSTGSAKIVEHTDNDDYWGDGGDGSGQNMLGRILEEVRAQLSED; this is encoded by the coding sequence ATGAGATGGCTGCGAGCGCCGGAAAACAATAGACGACGGGCTAAAGCAAACGTGGAAGTGATCAAGTTTTATAGCGTAAACGATGAATTTGGAGAGTTTTCCAATTTCGCTCAATACCCGATCAAGCTGAAAGGAAAAGTATGGCCCAGCAGTGAGCACTATTTTCAGGCCATGAAATTCGAGGAAGAAAAGGACCGTAGCGATATCCGCAAGGCCAAATCTCCACTGGAGGCGGCGCGTAAAGGCCGCGACCGCAAAAGAAAACTGCGTAATGACTGGGAGTCCGTCAAGCTCAACATCATGCGCGAAGCCATTCTCGCCAAATTCACCCAACATGACGCCCTGCGCGAACGCCTGCTCAGCACCGGCTCCGCCAAAATCGTCGAACACACCGACAACGATGACTACTGGGGCGACGGCGGCGACGGAAGTGGGCAGAACATGCTGGGGCGCATTCTGGAAGAGGTGAGGGCGCAGCTCAGCGAAGACTGA
- a CDS encoding DMT family transporter produces MKQIQQSPDNAAPFLAMAALSAVFMGTIGVIAKYAQLSAETVTFYRLFFGAAMMLGYLLVIRKASLLWCWPSWRVLINGGFLAGFIVFYIQAMEHTSMANAIMTIYLAPVVASVFAHLFLSEKLSASAMGLILTALFGFAMMMEFRLEFGGSQDALGMTYAGLAMLCYAGFIIINRATPAHVHVYARSWYQMLIGALCMAPLMLQQQQVIAPAQWGWLLAAGLIPGFLAILFAVIALRELPSATFGTLAYLEPIAVVTFGWALFDQALSPLQIAGCGLIMCSGIAQAVLTQRRNAAISGQVCSVAQG; encoded by the coding sequence ATGAAGCAAATACAGCAGTCTCCAGATAACGCGGCGCCATTTTTGGCGATGGCGGCGTTGTCGGCGGTGTTTATGGGGACGATCGGCGTTATCGCCAAATATGCGCAATTGAGTGCGGAAACCGTGACTTTTTATCGGTTGTTTTTTGGCGCGGCGATGATGCTGGGGTATTTGCTGGTGATTCGTAAGGCGAGTCTGTTGTGGTGCTGGCCTTCCTGGCGGGTGCTGATCAACGGCGGCTTTCTGGCGGGGTTTATCGTGTTTTATATCCAGGCCATGGAGCACACCAGCATGGCTAATGCGATTATGACCATTTATCTGGCCCCGGTAGTCGCTTCTGTTTTCGCTCACCTGTTCTTGTCGGAGAAGCTTAGCGCCAGTGCGATGGGGTTGATTCTTACTGCGTTGTTCGGCTTTGCGATGATGATGGAGTTCCGTCTTGAGTTTGGCGGCTCGCAGGACGCTTTGGGCATGACCTACGCCGGGCTGGCCATGCTGTGCTACGCGGGTTTTATTATTATCAATCGCGCCACGCCCGCCCATGTACATGTATACGCCAGAAGCTGGTATCAAATGCTGATTGGCGCGCTATGTATGGCTCCGTTAATGCTGCAGCAACAGCAAGTGATTGCGCCAGCGCAGTGGGGCTGGCTGTTGGCGGCGGGGTTGATCCCCGGTTTCCTCGCTATCCTGTTTGCGGTGATCGCATTGCGCGAACTGCCTTCCGCCACTTTCGGCACCTTAGCCTACCTTGAGCCTATCGCCGTGGTGACCTTTGGCTGGGCCTTGTTTGATCAGGCGCTCAGTCCCCTGCAAATAGCCGGCTGCGGCCTGATCATGTGCTCTGGTATCGCCCAGGCGGTTCTGACGCAAAGGCGGAACGCCGCAATATCGGGGCAAGTTTGTTCCGTCGCTCAGGGCTGA